A single genomic interval of Streptomyces graminofaciens harbors:
- a CDS encoding GDSL-type esterase/lipase family protein, with amino-acid sequence MTSTRAGNTWIAAHRSAVIDPHEAFKLFEVRGFTDQTVRQTLRPAGGGEALRVRLSNRYGRTPLEIGGAHLARRTEGSAIAPDSDITLLFAGAETVTIPAGEDIVSDPVETAVTAGEELALSLYLPGDTGLSTYSAIPYDIGHTVPGNQLTAETLDESEELITGHYITGIDVLAPENTHIAVAFGDSWIEGMATTPGTGNSFPAQLDRRLTNGWIVAPGISGNRLLADEIGAHLLTRIERDVLSVPGATHVIVHVGLNDLGLPGAIAFPEPAKLPTAADLITGLTTLADRLHTAGLTVIGSTIGPYAGTVYPGYDTEEGQTVRAEVNTWLLGDTHPFDAIIDVAAAVADPDHPTRIRDEYNSGDGLHVNDAGAKAIADAVDLGLLNL; translated from the coding sequence ATGACCAGCACCCGCGCAGGCAACACCTGGATCGCCGCTCACCGCTCCGCCGTGATCGACCCCCACGAAGCCTTCAAACTCTTCGAGGTCCGAGGCTTCACCGACCAGACCGTACGCCAGACCCTGCGCCCCGCCGGCGGCGGCGAGGCACTGCGCGTCCGCCTCAGCAACCGGTACGGCAGAACCCCGCTGGAGATAGGCGGCGCCCACCTCGCCCGCCGCACCGAAGGCAGCGCAATAGCCCCCGACTCGGACATCACCCTGCTCTTCGCGGGCGCCGAGACCGTCACCATCCCGGCCGGCGAGGACATCGTCAGCGACCCGGTCGAAACAGCCGTCACCGCCGGCGAGGAACTCGCCCTCAGCCTCTACCTCCCGGGCGACACCGGCCTGTCCACCTACTCCGCCATCCCCTACGACATCGGCCACACCGTCCCCGGCAACCAACTCACCGCCGAGACCCTCGACGAATCAGAAGAGCTGATCACCGGCCACTACATCACCGGCATCGACGTCCTCGCCCCCGAGAACACCCACATCGCCGTAGCCTTCGGCGACTCCTGGATCGAGGGCATGGCCACCACCCCCGGCACCGGCAACAGCTTCCCCGCCCAACTCGACCGCCGCCTCACCAACGGCTGGATCGTCGCCCCCGGCATCTCCGGCAACCGCCTCCTCGCCGACGAGATCGGCGCCCACCTGCTCACCCGGATCGAACGCGACGTCCTCAGCGTCCCCGGCGCCACCCACGTCATCGTCCACGTCGGCCTCAACGACCTCGGCCTGCCCGGCGCCATCGCCTTCCCCGAACCCGCCAAACTCCCCACGGCCGCCGACCTCATCACCGGCCTCACAACCCTCGCCGACCGCCTCCACACCGCCGGACTCACCGTCATCGGCTCCACGATCGGCCCCTACGCCGGCACGGTCTACCCCGGCTACGACACCGAAGAGGGCCAGACCGTACGCGCCGAGGTCAACACCTGGCTCCTCGGCGACACCCACCCCTTCGACGCGATCATCGACGTCGCCGCCGCCGTCGCGGACCCGGACCACCCCACCCGAATCCGCGACGAGTACAACAGCGGCGACGGCCTCCACGTCAACGACGCCGGCGCGAAAGCCATCGCCGACGCCGTCGACCTCGGTCTGCTGAACCTCTAG